A stretch of the Chanos chanos chromosome 1, fChaCha1.1, whole genome shotgun sequence genome encodes the following:
- the dorip1 gene encoding LOW QUALITY PROTEIN: dopamine receptor-interacting protein 1 (The sequence of the model RefSeq protein was modified relative to this genomic sequence to represent the inferred CDS: deleted 1 base in 1 codon) codes for MENNFCSLKDTEELKSFISDPEDRVQIERTKTLFEEIRASVNNNDDEDRFFWRPVLPWGGVYTIRAGKKAISCTPLYVKISLKNTCTIDGFLMLLYIILRDNETFPREVGVFLGKQFVEHFLYLMDSYDYTTVKMLWIWDRMSKRQYRSEINQAALEIDLFGNEHENFTKNLENLMSTIQESWCSNWNCPSRFQELLQKTINISPPHELPDKDPVQSAVDGFFCPKTVFCQEFGCHGLREFSQRVFCHGPPPFVILNMQQWKSEDLSYVPYYLALCEHRYSLEGATLFNREEHHYSAAFQIDGYWMHYDGLRSDNLVLLNKPPELLLTSSLVYIRTSEK; via the exons ATGGAGAACAATTTCTGTTCTTTGAAAGATACAGAAGAGCTTAAAAGTTTCATTTCAGACCCCGAGGACAGGGTGCAAATCGAGAG GACCAAAACATTGTTTGAGGAGATCCGTGCCTCCGTGAATAACAATGACGACGAAGATAGATTTTTTTGGAGGCCCGTGTTACCTTGGGGTGGCGTGTACACCATCAGGGCGGGCAAGAAGGCCATCTCCTGCACGCCACTCTACGTCAAAATCAGCCTGAAGAACACGTGCACGATCGACGGCTTCCTCATGCTTCTCTACATCATCCTGCGGGACAACGAGACCTTCCCCAGAGAAGTGGGTGTTTTCCTGGGCAAGCAGTTTGTGGAGCACTTCCTCTACCTGATGGACTCTTACGACTACACGACGGTGAAAATGCTTTGGATCTGGGACAGGATGTCTAAGCGCCAGTACCGTTCCGAGATCAACCAGGCGGCGCTGGAGATCGACCTCTTCGGGAACGAGCACGAGAACTTCACCAAGAACCTCGAGAACCTCATGTCGACCATCCAGGAGAGCTGGTGCAGCAACTGGAACTGTCCTTCACGTTTTCAGGAGCTCCTGCAGAAGACCATAAACATCAG cCCTCCACACGAGCTGCCCGACAAGGATCCGGTTCAGTCTGCTGTGGACGGGTTCTTCTGTCCAAAGACCGTTTTCTGCCAAGAGTTTGG gtgcCACGGGCTGCGTGAGTTCTCTCAGAGGGTTTTCTGTCACGGC CCCCCCCCTTTCGTCATACTCAACATGCAGCAGTGGAAATCTGAAGACCTGTCCTATGTTCCTTACTACCTGGCCTTGTGTGAACACag ATACTCCCTAGAGGGCGCCACACTCTTCAACCGAGAGGAGCACCATTACTCTGCAGCCTTCCAGATTGACGGCTACTGGATGCATTACGACGGTCTCCGTAGCGACAACCTGGTTCTGCTGAACAAACCACCCGAGCTTCTCCTCACGTCCTCCCTCGTCTACATCCGTACCTCTGAGAAATGA